The sequence below is a genomic window from Nicotiana tomentosiformis chromosome 6, ASM39032v3, whole genome shotgun sequence.
tatgtgcctcgtcttacaccacaaattcaaaagtcttctctcttttcttaaacttcgtgcccagtcaaataggctcacataaattgaaatagagggagtatataattgctctttttctagctcttaaagagttaagaagaaggcaaggctcgcaccgtcgtcgtcgctcgctcggctcggcttagCTTTCGGCTTcgaattcggattcggatttgaatttggatttggatttatcgattgattgattaatctttttagataaaattcctttcaattatttgattaattaattaaataattaacgaaaaatttaatccgaaataacccatgacccgcgacccggaccggtccggtcaggcccgttttattttccggattattttaaattttcccgcaatatttcaaacaacctgttccaacagccatgactgtttctgaaaggttccaaaccttttcagaaataatgccagcaactctataaatatattttaaatcctAGAATCTtttcttacgaaattttctgatcttcttcttcttctgcacaaaaattcagtatgttttacagccttcgagtggctcgttgttcaccggcgttttggtaccaacactccggtgagttaaatcgttctatcctgtgAGGATATATtctagcacctcgggtacttgaggggaataattttcttatggACACACTGTGTATTAAGTGGGCTTGATTTATTCCTACACTATTTTTTCCGGAATTTATTTCTTTAAACAAgtgttactaactttctgttttgtttatatatttcagaaagtttaatgatttaaatatttattacaGTAATACAGATTTATAACACTTACAAGGATTTCCCTCTTTATAGCAGAGAgatcctactttatctataataataaaaaatatatagtggagaaccatgatgaattgtcttttcctcgattcctgccaagattctctcccctagtgcggttgcaacgactcttgtctgtgagctcgatactggctcggaGCCTTGTCGGTATTggatcaagccctcggccttggttcgagctcgattctgacttggagTCTCGATATTCAAGGTGAATGTTGGCCGgtctatgcatcttcgataatcttcGCTTCgactcgtagttcgatttggatatgagctcgatattgatacCGATCTTGTCATTGATCGGTTTTAGAGCTCGAAGCTTGACGTCCTTACTTCGGACATCGACATGTCGTCATgcagataccctttgatcgaagTATTATCATCTCGATCAGTCCGTACGATTGActtaatcggttttgaccgtacacaataTGCACAACTGATAAAAATCATGTCTCTTTTGTTAGTCAAAATTAGAATCTGCAGCAAGAAGAATTCCTCCGGATAAGATCTGGTTGGTCGAATCTTGTCAATTTCATACTCAAAaagcttttttatttttatttaagaaAAGAACTTTTGGTAAGAAGAAGCTAAAAAATTTAGAAAAGGGTTGGATATTTTCTGACCCTTCAAAGAGGAAGAAAAAGGTGTAAAACAAAACCCTTAGAAAATAAAAGTCTTCCCATAACAACGGTTATCAACTTGCACCAGTGTGGTAGGGCTATGAGATtcaatgaaattttcaattttgatCACGAGACATGTTAATACCATTATTGATTATACCAGTAACAAGAACAATAACAgcagtaaaataaaaaaaataataaaacagtCCATTCGTTTAAAAGATGATGCTACTATTATTTGCAAAGTCAAACTAATATCATAATATTAAAATATATCATTAAATTCAACAATCGTATATGTGATTTGCAGTTCTTTTTATAGTTTCTAAGAATATAAACATATTCTAATTTTTTGAAGTATtgtttaaaatttatataaaaatttaaatatttttatttcgtaTTTCAAACAGCTTCTTCATCTTTTATGGATTACGAAAGTAGAAGTAACCTGTTAAATGACTCTGTGTGAAAAAGACCCTTGTgaccaaagaaaaagaaaatgatgcGCGCTTTCCACACGGAATTTACGTGAAAATGTGCCTCTTGCCAAACCAGAAAGGCAATACACTATGCAGGAAAAAAACCTCACATGACCAAAATAATTGTTAGGTGAAATTACTATGCGATAACTGAAAAATGTATCAATTATTATACGATATGGAACATTAAAATTACAAACAAACAAagctaatatttagaattttgtcaTAGTAAATTGTTACTATTGATTGCTCATTCCTTTTGTTATATAAAGAGCGCGTCATGTAATTTCCCAGATTAGGTTAGCAAGTTCTTTTTTGTTTTGAAGCAAATTAGCTGAACAAGTTTTAAAATTGTTTAACTCATTGACATTAACTAAATACTTCTTCCAATTCATAAGAGAAATATGCTGAAACTGGAAAATTAAATACTTCTTCCATTTCATAACGTGGTAAGTTGTTGCTACAAATGCACTGCAAAGGTTTCTGCATTGATGATTACAACTAGAAGGCAAAAATTTACGCATCCAGATgttcaaaaaatgaaaaaaggacATATCTAAacctaaaaaattaaaatattcacTTATCCAAAATGGTATTAATAAAATTACTTAATTATCCAAAAAGGTCAGCAATATCTGTAAAATCCAGTTGCGGTTTTACATTTACCACAAGACTGACCACCACCTTGAAATCCTATTTGCCAACACAAACAAACTGCTTTGGCCACCATCTCCGCCGCGGCCGTCACCGGTACTGCAGCCGTCTGCGGTGGTGCTACCGCCGCCAAGAAGTTGTATGATGCCGTTGACTCAGCTGAAGAAATATGATCAGTCTTCGTATGTAATGGCAACCCTATTGAAAGTTCAAGATTTATCATCAGTTGCTGTGAACTTTTCTGTGGAATTTCTAGTGGCTTTGTTTCTTCAGTAGTACCACTGTTGCATTTTGTTTCATCATATGATGAATCTGTGGTATTATTCCTCTGGTTTATAATATTGGGTTTTTGGTCAACGTTGTTTTTGAAGTCCATGCAGATGTTTTTGGTTGTGGTGGTAGAGATGGTGGTGGTAACGGCGGAGGCGGTGGTGTTGGTGGCGGCAGCGTTGAGTGGACGGTGAGATTGAGGATCAATGCCACGGCTGATGAGTTTTCTCTTAATGTGTGTATTCCAATAGTTTTTAATTTCATTATCAGTTCTTCCGGGTAATCTTCCAGCTATAACAGACCATCTGCAAAAACACAAAATcagaaaaattagtaaaaattaacGAGAACAGTAATATCAGAAAAAGTAGTAATAAATCAATGATGTTTTATGATTAGATAATATAAACGAAAAAAAGTTTGTTTAATTTTTTTGAGTGACAACAAATTTAATAATTTTACTTATTTTAAGGGAAACTTTTAACCAATTGTAATTCACGCCTACATATTTGCCATCGAAAATGTTTGAACCTAGCTAGTTCAAAGTTAAGATTTAATCTTTTAAATTTCATTtggttaataataataacaataaattaGAAAGAAACAACTTTAGAATCTCAAGAATTTGCTGATTTGGTATTCCGAGAAACAGAGACGTCCTTCCCCTCTTTTGAAAAATTAACTACTCTGGACCATCTAGCCTtctttttgttaatttcttaATGTGGTCCCAAATTGAAATAAAAAATGGACTTTATATACGGATTTCCACACATTTTTCGATCAGCAAAACAAAGCCAAACAGGAAATAATTATAAGTAAgcaaataaatgaaataaaaatagcaaaGAACAAGAGAAGGTATAGTGGTATACTTGTTTCCAAGTAAACTGTGGAGTTTGATGATCAATTCGTCTTCTTCTTCAGTAAAGTTTCCTCTTTTGAGATCAGGCCTTAGGTAATTTATCCATCTCAGTCTGCAGCTCTTTCCACATCTTTGCAATCCTAAAAAGTTCAAAAATACGAAAAATTGAATCTTTACACAAtatcaagaaagaaaaaaaagagaagcttATACTTGGAATCTTTTTTCCTCCAGACACCAAACCTTggaaaaagaaaattaatttttgagATAGATCAAAGTACTATGTCATGGCGGATCCAAAATTTAGATGTATAAAAGTATGAAGTCTAAAATACATTATGTAATTGTATCTACAtttattttcacataaaaaagtTATTTATATATAAAGGGTTCGAGACGAAACGTAATGAATTAAAGTATTCGAAACTCACAATTAATCCAAATCTCAAAAGAGTAGTACCTGCAGCTGTAGGGAGAGAACGCCAGCAACCTTCACCATGAGAACGTATGTAATTGATAAGGCGTTGGTCTTCTTCTTTAGTCCATGCTCCTTTATTTGTATGAGCTTTTTCACAACAAGGTGAACGTCCCATGACTTGATCTAACACTTCTTTTTCACTTTCCTTTCTTTTCAAGTTTTTACTTTTCGGTAGAGCTATAGAAAGATATTGATAGAGAAAACCAATAACTACGCTTGTCTCTTTCACTACTACTATTAATTTCTCTTCTTGATAAGACTGAAACTGTTTGGTACTTAATTTGCAGTTTCTCTAATGGAGAAAGAGGGAATAGAAGAAGCTATATATCTTAGGGGTGTCGTGGGGTAGGCGTAAAGGGTAAATGTAGGGGCTACGAGTTTGATTGGAAGACTTTGGAACTATTGCCTTTACCAAACTCAAGtgtctttctttttttattttttcttatagtTGAGAGAGAGAAAGTGGAGAAAATAGCAGGTACAAGTTTCGAATTTTAAACTTGTAAGTATAGGATACCATTAGATATAATATTcttttgtgagaatatttatgaatTTATATATAGGAGTATGTGTTTTTAAGAAATTTTTTAATCATAAGTATAATATTTGCTATGTTTTGTACACTGAAAATATATAAGATTTTACGTTATAAAGTTAAGTTGGCATTCAAAGTTGTGACTTAATGATTAATGAAATGACAAGAATCATAAACTATATCAAGTTCAAATTCTAATAGAAGTAAAAATATTAGGTAATATCTTTTCATATGTGTCCAATCTTTAGTAGATAAATATTCAGTGAATTTAGCCGAGATATGCTCAAGCTGACCtgatacaacaattataaaaaaaaaaaagaggttaAGCTGacctaaataaataatttaatttatcttCCTATCAAACATGATATtataatcttaaaaataaaataatgtgtTCCAATCGATTATTGAACTAATAGTATACCGTTTTTCGTTTACACATTTAACGTATTATAAACTTTACtcctaaataaaattcaaattaaaCTCTGAATGTAATTTTGTATATATGAAAGGTTACAAATGTATCTTGCACTAGCAAAGtggtaaagaaagaatttgaCCAAGTTGGTAAGGAAAAGAAGAGATAGGGTTGGATTTGGTAGGTAGGTTTTCTTTTAAGATGAGTTGTCCTTTAGCTTCAAGTGTGTACCCCACTTTGTTTTCCAACTTACATTACTGATCTTGCCACGTGGACCGTACATGTGGTTGTTTGGAGATGTCCCACTGTATCTGTATGTATTCCCTACATTGAGAACAAATCGGTGGAGTCATATTGTATAAATCATATAGGGGTCTTTTTGGTAgggtttataaaaataattatgctTAGATAAGTTAtactgaaattatttatattgaagTATTAATATTTTGAAAGTGGAGCTCTGtctttataaatatttattaatctatattattataaaaatacgaATATTGAAATATTAAATGTCGaatgacaaaaatatccttaGAATCTTAACCGACTTTTATGCCCTTAGAAaactaatttattttttaaagaaacAATTCAATGTTAGGACAAAATTGGTTTTACGTATTATCTGGAACGATTTTAACGTTTCCAAGTAAAATTTAACTATAGGTGTTTTCCAACTACTTCAAACAATTGTAGTGGGATTGAAATTTCCTCACATGTTTGAATCCTTTTGGGAAGCTACCACATACGTGTAATTTTAAACTTTAAAAGTTGTCGGCTACTTTAATGTGGCTCTGTAAAAAGATTAATTCGGTTATTGGTTGATACCAAACCGATGTGAATTGGTGAGTATGTGATAGTCAATTAATGAAAGCTTGATTGTTGCGTTGCAAGATCATGAGCTATCAATCACTGAAGAGATGCTCGTGAATGATTAGATGAAAGATTAAAGGGTTGTAAGATGTTTGCAATCGCGTCATAAAGGAAGCTTAATTACGAGAAGAGTGGAGGAAGTTTAGCACATTCACAAGATGACGAAAAGCCTTACAATCAACGGTAGACAAGAGTTTTCTTTCTTGCATTGCACTCCttttaatgtatatttttttttgtaattagCAGTCGCTTTTGTAGGAATGAATTATTTTAGGAATTATTAGTATTATTctgtattttaattaataaatagtTTGGGTACTTTAACTTCGATTTCAAACTTAGTTCTTTGGAGCAGGATctgttattcccgccaatattgctgtatttgtaaataataattctgcaaaaatATAAGTTAGCATAATGAAAcaataattaattcgagcccactgaattcacagtgtttccttaaggaatttaatcccctcctagtacccaagataatagattatttcctcccaggatagaatgaatcacacactggtgtagcagtACTTCAAAcctcagtgtttcagcgaacacaaagttcggtagcaaatcacacttacaattgctttgtttgaagttaaaacaatgcagaacgaaggagtagaaactcagaaaatcgtatggaaatgctgagaggaagcagtgcaatgtatagccaaatatGTTGAGCGATTTTCAGTTTGTT
It includes:
- the LOC104095842 gene encoding myb-related protein 330-like is translated as MGRSPCCEKAHTNKGAWTKEEDQRLINYIRSHGEGCWRSLPTAAGLQRCGKSCRLRWINYLRPDLKRGNFTEEEDELIIKLHSLLGNKWSVIAGRLPGRTDNEIKNYWNTHIKRKLISRGIDPQSHRPLNAAATNTTASAVTTTISTTTTKNICMDFKNNVDQKPNIINQRNNTTDSSYDETKCNSGTTEETKPLEIPQKSSQQLMINLELSIGLPLHTKTDHISSAESTASYNFLAAVAPPQTAAVPVTAAAEMVAKAVCLCWQIGFQGGGQSCGKCKTATGFYRYC